The following are encoded together in the Vespa velutina chromosome 3, iVesVel2.1, whole genome shotgun sequence genome:
- the LOC124948031 gene encoding protein tweety isoform X3, with product MAGGQQLPEQYTVPQLARVFHSLPHLNVSLHSVNNTFNPHSEIYLETDTIEATLQEKVQRQLTALGDEFDAPVSNKTMLGLLLVALNSMKQNTSIAVNRSFEIRKPLSGISLAGAISMGEKIEQLRWPITMAVLSALLVLCVVLVVGVARHSRCVLITFSVFGLFAVIVSWLMASLYLATSVALGDLCVSPDGYLTRSVPSTLASEVLSYYTHCENTRTNPFTQRLRDGQRAVENMRLNLNTVTRLAVELFKEQHDQLKPKLSSLSTDVNAVNRLVSGLATLLDCKPLHKQYVHAAKSLCHLGLYGLTFMLLASLAAGLFFTVLVWVDSHTWIYIRKRRDYHQVDEQDPYLPPSAASQAIAARTLRGQGSYPPTAPSLNPNAHGTHNTIKQPLLLTPPPPSYATATARARQLHESMLKGGGVNGSGGGGDHKSSQHNQQSTGGRTEHRSGLGDQPGQYATLSKQCKTLESSDFY from the exons ATGGCGGGTGGTCAGCAGCTTCCCGAACAATACACAGTACCACAATTAGCAAGGGTCTTCCACAGTCTGCCACATCTTAACGTCTCTCTTCATTCAGTCAACAACACATTCAATCCACATTCCGAGATTTATCTTGAG ACAGACACCATAGAGGCGACACTACAAGAGAAAGTACAGCGGCAGTTGACTGCTTTGGGGGACGAATTTGATGCACCTGTTAGCAACAAAACAATGTTGGGTTTACTATTGGTAGCATTGAATAGTATGAAACAAAACACGAGCATTGCCGTCAACCGAAGCTTCGAAATCCGGAAGCCATTAAGCGGGATCAGTCTTGCAGGAGCCATTAGCATGGGAGAAAAAATCGAGCAACTGAGGTGGCCCATTACTATGGCGGTACTGAGTGCACTTCTTGTTCTTTGCGTTGTATTAGTAGTCGGAGTTGCTAGACACTCGAGATGTGTTCTAATTAC ATTTTCTGTATTCGGACTATTTGCGGTAATAGTTTCTTGGTTGATGGCCTCTCTTTACTTAGCAACATCGGTTGCCCTCGGTGATCTCTGCGTGTCACCGGATGGTTATTTAACTAGATCGGTACCCTCCACTTTGGCCTCCGAGGTACTCTCGTATTACACGCATTGCGAGAACACTCGCACGAATCCTTTTACACAGAGACTAAGAGACGGACAACGAGCTGTAGAAAATATGAGGCTAAACTTGAATACTGTTACACGCTTAGCGGTAGAACTCTTCAAGGAACAGCATGATCAACTAAAGCCCAAGTTGAGTAGCCTCTCAACTGACGTTAACGCGGTCAATAGACTCGTATCTGGTCTAGCAACGTTACTAGACTGTAAGCCACTTCACAAGCAATATGTTCATGCTGCTAAAAGTTTATGTCACTTGGGATT ATACGGCCTTACCTTCATGCTACTTGCGAGTCTAGCTGCTGGACTATTTTTTACTGTTTTGGTATGGGTTGATTCTCACACGTGGATATATATACGCAAACG AAGAGATTACCATCAAGTGGATGAACAAGATCCATATTTGCCACCATCGGCAGCATCTCAAGCGATAGCAGCTAGGACCCTTCGTGGCCAAGGGTCGTACCCGCCTACAGCCCCTTCTCTTAATCCAAATGCTCATGGCACCCATAATACCATTAAGCAGCCTCTCTTGCTAACGCCGCCCCCGCCGTCCTACGCTACTGCGACTGCTCGAGCACGTCAGCTGCACGAGAGCATGTTAAA AGGTGGGGGTGTTAACGGGAGCGGAGGAGGCGGGGATCACAAATCGTCTCAGCATAATCAGCAGTCGACAGGTGGACGAACTGAGCACCGTTCTGGACTCGGAGATCAACCTGGCCAGTACGCGACTTTGAGCAAGCAATGCAAAACTTTAGAATCTAGTGACTTCTACTGA
- the LOC124948031 gene encoding protein tweety isoform X2, whose amino-acid sequence MAGGQQLPEQYTVPQLARVFHSLPHLNVSLHSVNNTFNPHSEIYLESLGILGSIPAAWLILTLLVLLVYLVTRCCDRKPRPRRSITLLKCSLAILALLCCGAVAVGLYGNDDVHNGLVQLVAAAKNVDGILMGVRNQTDTIEATLQEKVQRQLTALGDEFDAPVSNKTMLGLLLVALNSMKQNTSIAVNRSFEIRKPLSGISLAGAISMGEKIEQLRWPITMAVLSALLVLCVVLVVGVARHSRCVLITFSVFGLFAVIVSWLMASLYLATSVALGDLCVSPDGYLTRSVPSTLASEVLSYYTHCENTRTNPFTQRLRDGQRAVENMRLNLNTVTRLAVELFKEQHDQLKPKLSSLSTDVNAVNRLVSGLATLLDCKPLHKQYVHAAKSLCHLGLYGLTFMLLASLAAGLFFTVLVWVDSHTWIYIRKRDYHQVDEQDPYLPPSAASQAIAARTLRGQGSYPPTAPSLNPNAHGTHNTIKQPLLLTPPPPSYATATARARQLHESMLKGGGVNGSGGGGDHKSSQHNQQSTGGRTEHRSGLGDQPGQYATLSKQCKTLESSDFY is encoded by the exons ATGGCGGGTGGTCAGCAGCTTCCCGAACAATACACAGTACCACAATTAGCAAGGGTCTTCCACAGTCTGCCACATCTTAACGTCTCTCTTCATTCAGTCAACAACACATTCAATCCACATTCCGAGATTTATCTTGAG AGCCTGGGTATCCTCGGGAGTATTCCTGCGGCCTGGTTGATCCTGACGTTACTGGTACTGTTGGTTTATCTAGTAACGAGATGCTGCGACCGGAAGCCGCGGCCCAGGAGGTCGATAACCCTGCTGAAGTGTTCACTGGCCATCCTTGCGTTGCTCTGCTGCGGAGCGGTCGCTGTTGGCCTTTACGGCAATGACGACGTTCACAATGGTTTGGTACAATTAGTCGCGGCAGCGAAGAACGTCGACGGGATCCTCATGGGCGTGAGAAACCAG ACAGACACCATAGAGGCGACACTACAAGAGAAAGTACAGCGGCAGTTGACTGCTTTGGGGGACGAATTTGATGCACCTGTTAGCAACAAAACAATGTTGGGTTTACTATTGGTAGCATTGAATAGTATGAAACAAAACACGAGCATTGCCGTCAACCGAAGCTTCGAAATCCGGAAGCCATTAAGCGGGATCAGTCTTGCAGGAGCCATTAGCATGGGAGAAAAAATCGAGCAACTGAGGTGGCCCATTACTATGGCGGTACTGAGTGCACTTCTTGTTCTTTGCGTTGTATTAGTAGTCGGAGTTGCTAGACACTCGAGATGTGTTCTAATTAC ATTTTCTGTATTCGGACTATTTGCGGTAATAGTTTCTTGGTTGATGGCCTCTCTTTACTTAGCAACATCGGTTGCCCTCGGTGATCTCTGCGTGTCACCGGATGGTTATTTAACTAGATCGGTACCCTCCACTTTGGCCTCCGAGGTACTCTCGTATTACACGCATTGCGAGAACACTCGCACGAATCCTTTTACACAGAGACTAAGAGACGGACAACGAGCTGTAGAAAATATGAGGCTAAACTTGAATACTGTTACACGCTTAGCGGTAGAACTCTTCAAGGAACAGCATGATCAACTAAAGCCCAAGTTGAGTAGCCTCTCAACTGACGTTAACGCGGTCAATAGACTCGTATCTGGTCTAGCAACGTTACTAGACTGTAAGCCACTTCACAAGCAATATGTTCATGCTGCTAAAAGTTTATGTCACTTGGGATT ATACGGCCTTACCTTCATGCTACTTGCGAGTCTAGCTGCTGGACTATTTTTTACTGTTTTGGTATGGGTTGATTCTCACACGTGGATATATATACGCAAACG AGATTACCATCAAGTGGATGAACAAGATCCATATTTGCCACCATCGGCAGCATCTCAAGCGATAGCAGCTAGGACCCTTCGTGGCCAAGGGTCGTACCCGCCTACAGCCCCTTCTCTTAATCCAAATGCTCATGGCACCCATAATACCATTAAGCAGCCTCTCTTGCTAACGCCGCCCCCGCCGTCCTACGCTACTGCGACTGCTCGAGCACGTCAGCTGCACGAGAGCATGTTAAA AGGTGGGGGTGTTAACGGGAGCGGAGGAGGCGGGGATCACAAATCGTCTCAGCATAATCAGCAGTCGACAGGTGGACGAACTGAGCACCGTTCTGGACTCGGAGATCAACCTGGCCAGTACGCGACTTTGAGCAAGCAATGCAAAACTTTAGAATCTAGTGACTTCTACTGA
- the LOC124948031 gene encoding protein tweety isoform X1, whose product MAGGQQLPEQYTVPQLARVFHSLPHLNVSLHSVNNTFNPHSEIYLESLGILGSIPAAWLILTLLVLLVYLVTRCCDRKPRPRRSITLLKCSLAILALLCCGAVAVGLYGNDDVHNGLVQLVAAAKNVDGILMGVRNQTDTIEATLQEKVQRQLTALGDEFDAPVSNKTMLGLLLVALNSMKQNTSIAVNRSFEIRKPLSGISLAGAISMGEKIEQLRWPITMAVLSALLVLCVVLVVGVARHSRCVLITFSVFGLFAVIVSWLMASLYLATSVALGDLCVSPDGYLTRSVPSTLASEVLSYYTHCENTRTNPFTQRLRDGQRAVENMRLNLNTVTRLAVELFKEQHDQLKPKLSSLSTDVNAVNRLVSGLATLLDCKPLHKQYVHAAKSLCHLGLYGLTFMLLASLAAGLFFTVLVWVDSHTWIYIRKRRDYHQVDEQDPYLPPSAASQAIAARTLRGQGSYPPTAPSLNPNAHGTHNTIKQPLLLTPPPPSYATATARARQLHESMLKGGGVNGSGGGGDHKSSQHNQQSTGGRTEHRSGLGDQPGQYATLSKQCKTLESSDFY is encoded by the exons ATGGCGGGTGGTCAGCAGCTTCCCGAACAATACACAGTACCACAATTAGCAAGGGTCTTCCACAGTCTGCCACATCTTAACGTCTCTCTTCATTCAGTCAACAACACATTCAATCCACATTCCGAGATTTATCTTGAG AGCCTGGGTATCCTCGGGAGTATTCCTGCGGCCTGGTTGATCCTGACGTTACTGGTACTGTTGGTTTATCTAGTAACGAGATGCTGCGACCGGAAGCCGCGGCCCAGGAGGTCGATAACCCTGCTGAAGTGTTCACTGGCCATCCTTGCGTTGCTCTGCTGCGGAGCGGTCGCTGTTGGCCTTTACGGCAATGACGACGTTCACAATGGTTTGGTACAATTAGTCGCGGCAGCGAAGAACGTCGACGGGATCCTCATGGGCGTGAGAAACCAG ACAGACACCATAGAGGCGACACTACAAGAGAAAGTACAGCGGCAGTTGACTGCTTTGGGGGACGAATTTGATGCACCTGTTAGCAACAAAACAATGTTGGGTTTACTATTGGTAGCATTGAATAGTATGAAACAAAACACGAGCATTGCCGTCAACCGAAGCTTCGAAATCCGGAAGCCATTAAGCGGGATCAGTCTTGCAGGAGCCATTAGCATGGGAGAAAAAATCGAGCAACTGAGGTGGCCCATTACTATGGCGGTACTGAGTGCACTTCTTGTTCTTTGCGTTGTATTAGTAGTCGGAGTTGCTAGACACTCGAGATGTGTTCTAATTAC ATTTTCTGTATTCGGACTATTTGCGGTAATAGTTTCTTGGTTGATGGCCTCTCTTTACTTAGCAACATCGGTTGCCCTCGGTGATCTCTGCGTGTCACCGGATGGTTATTTAACTAGATCGGTACCCTCCACTTTGGCCTCCGAGGTACTCTCGTATTACACGCATTGCGAGAACACTCGCACGAATCCTTTTACACAGAGACTAAGAGACGGACAACGAGCTGTAGAAAATATGAGGCTAAACTTGAATACTGTTACACGCTTAGCGGTAGAACTCTTCAAGGAACAGCATGATCAACTAAAGCCCAAGTTGAGTAGCCTCTCAACTGACGTTAACGCGGTCAATAGACTCGTATCTGGTCTAGCAACGTTACTAGACTGTAAGCCACTTCACAAGCAATATGTTCATGCTGCTAAAAGTTTATGTCACTTGGGATT ATACGGCCTTACCTTCATGCTACTTGCGAGTCTAGCTGCTGGACTATTTTTTACTGTTTTGGTATGGGTTGATTCTCACACGTGGATATATATACGCAAACG AAGAGATTACCATCAAGTGGATGAACAAGATCCATATTTGCCACCATCGGCAGCATCTCAAGCGATAGCAGCTAGGACCCTTCGTGGCCAAGGGTCGTACCCGCCTACAGCCCCTTCTCTTAATCCAAATGCTCATGGCACCCATAATACCATTAAGCAGCCTCTCTTGCTAACGCCGCCCCCGCCGTCCTACGCTACTGCGACTGCTCGAGCACGTCAGCTGCACGAGAGCATGTTAAA AGGTGGGGGTGTTAACGGGAGCGGAGGAGGCGGGGATCACAAATCGTCTCAGCATAATCAGCAGTCGACAGGTGGACGAACTGAGCACCGTTCTGGACTCGGAGATCAACCTGGCCAGTACGCGACTTTGAGCAAGCAATGCAAAACTTTAGAATCTAGTGACTTCTACTGA
- the LOC124948030 gene encoding pyridoxal-dependent decarboxylase domain-containing protein 1 isoform X1, with protein sequence MAEEAEINDKATMETIAQNILEVSSGGGSTTNDVSTLEFQASQVISRLEEAVERGADGGGTTWNNTSGFLSRAKSPEEILSLIQDLVIHEDAPQTTEDDTGEPANSQVTNLPTLTETAKLALIAHTISAYAVALPRSHAQRLAGRLAADTTRWLSHIFRFMDCASSFHEDHLEGLVRVTRLALHRKYPRYMEEGFTALASSSPLIYSSVAAPLAVVQHLCRQLSLPLHCVRPIPHNTMFGSRYSMDIAALERRLAEDTQSNNVTPLLVLAEAGSVLTGHCDNITRLRAICDKYNVWLHLRGHSLAALALNNSTRDLPSKIADSITLPLGVWLGIPSLPVVTLYRLTDTKGGRPTTRDTTLSLMSGLMADSLSRKLPTLPLWCTLQALGRDGVQNRFKQCFSAIEELYNKIKKLSCISLLSQTPGGESGSYTINDLLTNPVNSSQIFEIVSSSLVFQFVPADRDPQAIERVPPYYDKLNSWLGQILQRDIENVQIELCEIEHHGVAIRICPLESPEQPPTSEDIDNVVACLEQQIEILLATVEHKDTFVRLVSENDSLHLVEMPGWAGLGGVRYAPPTWIHVMTDQAKEELNKLNTQLVEALRSTDAAFSLGEGADGLACVRFGMVTQDTDVAELLSLVLQVGQEVEASSKLLDTISEVVKRGIEAAQTDLERENAEKLWQEGILRHVPVVGTLVNWWSPPSKETGVRGRSLNLQAGVVESTENIYKYHMQLQPNATNSNGSGARTPPQPLVQTPVGAGSQSHSRSSSHSSLQSGKSISVITNTTCHPQVKEESSEVKS encoded by the exons ATGGCCGAGGAGGCAGAGATAAACGATAAAGCAACGATGGAAACTATAGCACAGAATATTCTTGAG GTCAGTAGTGGAGGCGGGTCCACGACGAACGACGTAAGTACGCTTGAATTTCAAGCTTCGCAAGTAATTTCTCGTCTCGAAGAAGCTGTAGAAAGGGGTGCCGATGGCGGTGGTACAACTTGGAACAATACTTCGGGTTTTCTTTCGCGTGCGAAAAGTCCTGAAGAAATATTAAGTTTGATACAG GATTTAGTTATCCATGAAGATGCACCGCAAACTACTGAAGATGATACGGGAGAACCAGCAAATAGTCAAGTTACTAATTTACCTACTTTGACGGAAACAGCAAAGCTAGCTTTAATAGCACATACTATCTCTGCTTATGCAGTTGCACTTCCAAGGTCTCATGCTCAAAGATTAGCTGGTCGCTTAGCTGCAGACACAACGCGATGGCTTAGTCATATTTTTCGGTTTATGGATTGTGCTTCTTCGTTCCATGAAGATCATTTGGAAGGATTGGTTAGAGTAACTAGACTAGCTCTACATCGTAAATATCCTAGATATATGGAAGAAGGATTTACAGCTCTTGCTTCATCGTCACCTCTTATTTATAGCTCAGTAGCTGCCCCTTTAGCTGTTGTTCAACATTTGTGTAGACAG CTTTCTTTACCACTTCATTGTGTAAGACCTATTCCTCATAATACTATGTTCGGGTCACGTTATAGTATGGATATTGCTGCATTAGAAAGACGTTTAGCAGAAGATACGCAATCTAATAATGTTACACCGTTATTAGTTTTGGCAGAAGCAGGATCTGTATTAACAGGTCATTGTGATAATATCACACGATTGCGTGCTATTTGTGATAAGTATAATGTTTGGTTACATTTGAGAGGTCATTCCTTAGCAGCATTAGCATTGAATAATTCTACAAGAGATTTG CCTTCAAAGATCGCAGATAGTATTACTTTACCATTAGGTGTATGGTTAGGTATACCATCATTACCAGTTGTT aCATTGTATAGATTAACAGATACAAAAGGTGGAAGACCCACTACACGAGACACAACATTATCCCTTATGTCTGGTTTAATGGCAGATTCATTGTCAAGAAAGTTACCAACATTACCTTTATGGTGTACATTGCAAGCTCTAGGTAGAGATGGTGTACAGAATAGATTTAAACAATGTTTTTCAGCAATTGAAGAattgtacaataaaattaaaaaactcaGTTGTATCAGTTTATtg agTCAAACACCTGGTGGTGAATCAGGATCATATACAATAAACGATCTTTTAACGAACCCTGTTAACAGTTcacaaatatttgaaattgtttCAAGTTCATTAGTTTTTCAGTTCGTACCTGCAGATCGTGATCCTCAAGCCATAGAACGTGTACCGCcttattacgataaattaaattcttgGTTGGGACAAATATTGCAGAGGGATATAGAAAATGTGCAAATAGAACTTTGTGAAATTGAACATCATGGTGTCGCTATTCGCATTTGTCCTTTGGAAAGTCCTGAACAGCCACCAACTTCTGAAGATATAGATAATGTAGTAGCATGTCTGGAGCAACAAATA GAAATATTGTTGGCCACAGTCGAGCACAAAGATACTTTCGTTCGTTTAGTTTCTGAGAATGATTCATTACACCTGGTAGAAATGCCAGGTTGGGCAGGCTTAGGTGGTGTCAGATATGCTCCGCCAACTTGGATCCATGTTATGACGGATCAAGCTAAAGaagaattgaataaattaaatacgcAATTAGTAGAAGCTTTACGGAGTACAGATGCTGCTTTTTCTCTTGGCGAAGGAGCAGATGGATTAGCTTGTGTGCGATTTGGCATGGTTACACAAGATACAG ATGTGGCAGAATTATTGTCTTTAGTTCTTCAAGTAGGACAAGAGGTGGAAGCGAGCTCAAAATTATTAGATACTATATCAGAAGTGGTTAAAAGAGGTATCGAAGCAGCACAAACAgatttagagagagaaaatgcagAAAAGCTTTGGCAAGAGGGTATCTTAAGGCATGTACCTGTAGTAGGAACATTAGTCAATTGGTGGAGTCCTCCTTCTAAAGAAACTGGAGTACGAGGACGCAGTTTAAATTTACAAGCTG GAGTTGTCGAGAGTacggaaaatatttataagtatcATATGCAATTACAACCAAATGCAACTAACAGCAATGGTTCTGGTGCAAGAACACCACCTCAACCACTTGTACAAACACCTGTTGGAGCTGGAAGCCAAAGTCATAGTCGATCATCCAGTCATTCCAGTCTTCAAAGTGGTAAAAGTATTTCGGTAATAACAAATACTACTTGTCATCCTCAAGTTAAAGAAGAATCTAGTGAAGTTAAATCGTAG
- the LOC124948030 gene encoding putative pyridoxal-dependent decarboxylase domain-containing protein 2 isoform X2 gives MAEEAEINDKATMETIAQNILEVSSGGGSTTNDVSTLEFQASQVISRLEEAVERGADGGGTTWNNTSGFLSRAKSPEEILSLIQDLVIHEDAPQTTEDDTGEPANSQVTNLPTLTETAKLALIAHTISAYAVALPRSHAQRLAGRLAADTTRWLSHIFRFMDCASSFHEDHLEGLVRVTRLALHRKYPRYMEEGFTALASSSPLIYSSVAAPLAVVQHLCRQLSLPLHCVRPIPHNTMFGSRYSMDIAALERRLAEDTQSNNVTPLLVLAEAGSVLTGHCDNITRLRAICDKYNVWLHLRGHSLAALALNNSTRDLPSKIADSITLPLGVWLGIPSLPVVTLYRLTDTKGGRPTTRDTTLSLMSGLMADSLSRKLPTLPLWCTLQALGRDGVQNRFKQCFSAIEELYNKIKKLSCISLLSQTPGGESGSYTINDLLTNPVNSSQIFEIVSSSLVFQFVPADRDPQAIERVPPYYDKLNSWLGQILQRDIENVQIELCEIEHHGVAIRICPLESPEQPPTSEDIDNVVACLEQQIEILLATVEHKDTFVRLVSENDSLHLVEMPGWAGLGGVRYAPPTWIHVMTDQAKEELNKLNTQLVEALRSTDAAFSLGEGADGLACVRFGMVTQDTGSFVMWQNYCL, from the exons ATGGCCGAGGAGGCAGAGATAAACGATAAAGCAACGATGGAAACTATAGCACAGAATATTCTTGAG GTCAGTAGTGGAGGCGGGTCCACGACGAACGACGTAAGTACGCTTGAATTTCAAGCTTCGCAAGTAATTTCTCGTCTCGAAGAAGCTGTAGAAAGGGGTGCCGATGGCGGTGGTACAACTTGGAACAATACTTCGGGTTTTCTTTCGCGTGCGAAAAGTCCTGAAGAAATATTAAGTTTGATACAG GATTTAGTTATCCATGAAGATGCACCGCAAACTACTGAAGATGATACGGGAGAACCAGCAAATAGTCAAGTTACTAATTTACCTACTTTGACGGAAACAGCAAAGCTAGCTTTAATAGCACATACTATCTCTGCTTATGCAGTTGCACTTCCAAGGTCTCATGCTCAAAGATTAGCTGGTCGCTTAGCTGCAGACACAACGCGATGGCTTAGTCATATTTTTCGGTTTATGGATTGTGCTTCTTCGTTCCATGAAGATCATTTGGAAGGATTGGTTAGAGTAACTAGACTAGCTCTACATCGTAAATATCCTAGATATATGGAAGAAGGATTTACAGCTCTTGCTTCATCGTCACCTCTTATTTATAGCTCAGTAGCTGCCCCTTTAGCTGTTGTTCAACATTTGTGTAGACAG CTTTCTTTACCACTTCATTGTGTAAGACCTATTCCTCATAATACTATGTTCGGGTCACGTTATAGTATGGATATTGCTGCATTAGAAAGACGTTTAGCAGAAGATACGCAATCTAATAATGTTACACCGTTATTAGTTTTGGCAGAAGCAGGATCTGTATTAACAGGTCATTGTGATAATATCACACGATTGCGTGCTATTTGTGATAAGTATAATGTTTGGTTACATTTGAGAGGTCATTCCTTAGCAGCATTAGCATTGAATAATTCTACAAGAGATTTG CCTTCAAAGATCGCAGATAGTATTACTTTACCATTAGGTGTATGGTTAGGTATACCATCATTACCAGTTGTT aCATTGTATAGATTAACAGATACAAAAGGTGGAAGACCCACTACACGAGACACAACATTATCCCTTATGTCTGGTTTAATGGCAGATTCATTGTCAAGAAAGTTACCAACATTACCTTTATGGTGTACATTGCAAGCTCTAGGTAGAGATGGTGTACAGAATAGATTTAAACAATGTTTTTCAGCAATTGAAGAattgtacaataaaattaaaaaactcaGTTGTATCAGTTTATtg agTCAAACACCTGGTGGTGAATCAGGATCATATACAATAAACGATCTTTTAACGAACCCTGTTAACAGTTcacaaatatttgaaattgtttCAAGTTCATTAGTTTTTCAGTTCGTACCTGCAGATCGTGATCCTCAAGCCATAGAACGTGTACCGCcttattacgataaattaaattcttgGTTGGGACAAATATTGCAGAGGGATATAGAAAATGTGCAAATAGAACTTTGTGAAATTGAACATCATGGTGTCGCTATTCGCATTTGTCCTTTGGAAAGTCCTGAACAGCCACCAACTTCTGAAGATATAGATAATGTAGTAGCATGTCTGGAGCAACAAATA GAAATATTGTTGGCCACAGTCGAGCACAAAGATACTTTCGTTCGTTTAGTTTCTGAGAATGATTCATTACACCTGGTAGAAATGCCAGGTTGGGCAGGCTTAGGTGGTGTCAGATATGCTCCGCCAACTTGGATCCATGTTATGACGGATCAAGCTAAAGaagaattgaataaattaaatacgcAATTAGTAGAAGCTTTACGGAGTACAGATGCTGCTTTTTCTCTTGGCGAAGGAGCAGATGGATTAGCTTGTGTGCGATTTGGCATGGTTACACAAGATACAGGTTCTTTTGTT ATGTGGCAGAATTATTGTCTTTAG